The sequence CCGAATTTACCTCGCTGGAAGCCTATGAAGCCTACGGTGATTGGGATTCTATGCGAGTATTAACCGAAAACTTGTTTAGAGGCGCTGCAGAAGCAATTTACGGTAAAGCAGAAATAACTTCCCAAGATGGCACCGTTCTGGATCTGAGTAAACCATGGCCGGTCATTTCCGTATTCGATGCGGTTTCACAGGCTGTTGGCTGCACCATCATTCCTGGAAGTGATATCAGTGACTATGCGGAGCTAGCGCAACGCTACGAAGTCGACGCTGAGACAGTCGGCCAACTCGTAACAGAACTATATGATGAACTTATCGAGCCGACGACGGTTTTCCCGACCTTTTATACTGGTTTTCCAGTAGAAACTTCACCATTGACGATGGCGGATCCAAACAATCCGCATATAGCTCAGCGTTGGGATTTGGTTGGACTGGGTATGGAACTCGGAACAGCATATACCGAGTTGTCTCATCCACTAGAACAACGCTCCCGGTTTGTGCAGCAATCATTGCTTGCCGCAGGTGGAGATCCCGAGGCCATGGAAGTAGATGAACCTTTCTTAGAGGCCTTAGAGTTTGGGATGCCACCTACCGGAGGACTTGGGATCGGTGTAGATCGAATGGTTATGTTCCTGACGGGTACAAGTATCCGCGAGATTTTGGCTTTCCCTTTCGTCAAACCTGAGAAATGAAAGGTAATACGAGCTCTGGGTTGGTGAGTGGAAAAAGATGGTTTTCGCCCCACAACATAACCAATTTTGCGTCTAACATTGACGCGAGCGTGCGCTGCTCCATCAAGAACCGGGTTTGCCTTCCATTCCCTGCGCCAACTATCACATGAGTGCGAATATGGGGTGCCACTGTGCTTGCTGTCAGTAATTGGGAAACTCGCGTTTCTAATGTGCTCGCGTAGTTCCACTGGTGAGCTAAGAATTGTCTGTTCTGTTTTCCTCGATATCGCCGGTTTAATATTGAGTTGTCAAAAAAGGGCGCTAAGGAGAGAGGTAATAAACGGGTAGCAATATTTGCCAGTGGGTTGTTAATTGTGTACTCGGCGTTATCTCGAGGAAAGGTGGGATCTAGAAGTACTAGACGGCAGACGTTTTGTGGAAAGAGCAAAGCCCATTCTAACGCCATCAGTCCGCCTAGGGAGTGTCCAATAAGAGTGATGGGTTCGCCGTCGTAATAAAAATTATTCGCGTCGCTACATGAAGAAATCCAAGGAAAGCACCAAGTATCGACCACACGGGCAATCGGGAATCGAGCTTCGTAAAACTCAGGAGCTAAGGCTAACCCGGGAACGATGATATTCATAAGGTCTCAGTATAATACCTGCAGTCGCCAGAATAAGACAAGCGAAGAATACTTGGAATCGTTGTAAGTAGCCAATTGGCACGACAGTAAAATCTAGCACGGCGATAAGAAGTGTTAAGCAGATGTAGATAATCGAGATAGCTATTAAAACTAGACGGTAGCGAGGAGCTATTCTTTTAGTGATAGCCAAGACTGTAGCGATTGCGGCAATAAGTAGGAGACTACCACTGACAATTGAGGATGCTACTAGGTGTGCCGTAAGGCCTGTCTTTTCACAAAAATCCAGTGATTCTGCACATTTGAGTGGAAAAATAACATCAAAAAAGGTTGCTATTGCAAATACGCTGTAACAAGTTGCTACAAAGGTTTGTGTCCGTGACCATGAACGTTTGAAATCTGCTAAGCATATGAGGCCGGCTAAAGCTAAAGTTGCCGTCAGTAGGTCTGATGTTGCAAAGATAAGACGGTAAGGGCTATCGAGCGCAAAATATTCAGACAAATAACTCAACCGCGGATCAAGTGGAAAACCAAAGATGGCTTCCAAAATAAAAGATGCATACATGATCCCGCTAATCACGCATAACCATATGCCAAGTTTGAATACTCGTGATGAAGGAGAGATAGCAACCACCCGCAATCGGTTATTTCGTTAATCATGGACTGATTAAGCTTATCAGGTTAGCAATCTATTATGGCTAAAGATACCA is a genomic window of Arcanobacterium phocae containing:
- a CDS encoding alpha/beta hydrolase, producing the protein MNIIVPGLALAPEFYEARFPIARVVDTWCFPWISSCSDANNFYYDGEPITLIGHSLGGLMALEWALLFPQNVCRLVLLDPTFPRDNAEYTINNPLANIATRLLPLSLAPFFDNSILNRRYRGKQNRQFLAHQWNYASTLETRVSQLLTASTVAPHIRTHVIVGAGNGRQTRFLMEQRTLASMLDAKLVMLWGENHLFPLTNPELVLPFISQV
- a CDS encoding DUF998 domain-containing protein, whose amino-acid sequence is MVAISPSSRVFKLGIWLCVISGIMYASFILEAIFGFPLDPRLSYLSEYFALDSPYRLIFATSDLLTATLALAGLICLADFKRSWSRTQTFVATCYSVFAIATFFDVIFPLKCAESLDFCEKTGLTAHLVASSIVSGSLLLIAAIATVLAITKRIAPRYRLVLIAISIIYICLTLLIAVLDFTVVPIGYLQRFQVFFACLILATAGIILRPYEYHRSRVSLSS